A genome region from Nocardiopsis exhalans includes the following:
- a CDS encoding BTAD domain-containing putative transcriptional regulator, with amino-acid sequence MRFGVLGPVAVWTEPGERVTVPGRKVRALLASLILAEGRPVSPSRLIEDIWEGSPPENPGAALHAKVSQLRRALEQAETGARELVALRDAGYLLAVRREGVDAWCFLDLVNEARGQDAPAARAKVLTRALDLWRGPAYADFEDESVIRASASRLDEERVEALEARAEALVEAGEHARVIGELEELVVRYPLRERLRAAQMTALYHAGRRSEALDSYARLRSRLAEEFGLEPGERLRDLQGSILRGDLFPPHAPGPKPSRAPRALSRGLTRLVGRDGLLDDLRQLLVSHRLITLVGPGGVGKTRVALEVAALETDAGRDVVCVELADLASSAEPSDTGPLVAKLALALDLRKGTGPVTAEEAVVAALAGRDVLLVVDNGEHVVEPLAALLGGLLGYVPEARVLLTSREPLALPPERRYQVPPLDLPDPEAAPDPDSAARSPAVRLFVERAAAACHGFTLDGSNTADVVALCRRLDGLPLALELAASRVCSLGVAEVLERLDGRFHLLDSGRAVSGRRRRTLRAVIDWSWDLLRDDERAVLRRLSVFSGGCDLASAEAVCSGDGVRTEAVAGALARLVDRSLVTSVRPDGGAGLRGARRFRLLETISAYAAERLDESGEREPVSRRHWEHQTSLVRRTAPQLRGSGQREALARLDAESSNFRVALESALRMKEAGAAWELAEPLTWYWMLRGRMAEGRDLLHRLSDQAAALPPAPRDDVDGCWLGLALLDGAGADTDGRVGQIVGRLLVAEPACSYRTLWFLAHALLSTGGDTAGEPLAEGALVGARESGDRWTEAAASCVLAGQALSRGDLGAARSCGEQGRQLFSELGDDWGVGHASFVLASLAEAAGDYDRARELHRDSARRARNLGMWPEEADAVTGLARLDLLEKDYAGAREHHERAVRLAVDCGYKVGELFARIGLGLGARREGEYEQARKHLDEVLAWNRRSEVDTDVVDSLLLVELGLVAEVQGRVGDGLRLQEEGYAAAARVGDPRALALSLEGIASAMAAKGRHTVSARLLGAAHATRESVGAPLPDAENGDVRRVEGVLRRELGDVSFEVVFAEGRGLEPGQAFALACPGRSAHQQRSGSVST; translated from the coding sequence ATGAGATTCGGAGTTCTCGGCCCGGTGGCCGTGTGGACGGAACCGGGCGAGCGGGTCACCGTCCCGGGGCGCAAGGTCCGGGCGCTGTTGGCCTCCCTGATCCTCGCGGAGGGGCGTCCGGTTTCACCCTCACGGTTGATCGAGGACATCTGGGAGGGCAGCCCGCCCGAGAACCCGGGTGCCGCCCTGCACGCCAAGGTCTCACAACTGAGGCGGGCCCTGGAACAGGCCGAGACCGGAGCCCGGGAGCTGGTCGCCCTCAGGGACGCCGGCTACCTCCTCGCGGTGCGACGTGAGGGAGTGGACGCCTGGTGCTTCCTTGACCTGGTGAACGAGGCGCGCGGGCAGGACGCTCCCGCGGCCCGTGCGAAGGTCCTGACCCGTGCACTGGACCTGTGGAGGGGACCGGCCTACGCCGACTTCGAGGACGAGTCCGTGATCCGCGCGTCCGCCAGCAGGCTGGACGAGGAGCGCGTGGAAGCGCTGGAAGCCAGGGCGGAGGCCCTGGTCGAGGCGGGAGAACACGCCCGGGTCATCGGTGAACTGGAAGAACTGGTGGTCCGGTACCCCCTGCGGGAACGCCTGCGCGCCGCTCAGATGACCGCGCTGTACCACGCGGGCCGCCGGAGCGAAGCCCTGGACAGCTACGCTCGCCTCCGTTCCCGGCTGGCTGAGGAGTTCGGTCTCGAACCCGGGGAGCGGTTGCGCGACCTCCAGGGTTCGATCCTGCGAGGTGACCTGTTCCCTCCGCACGCACCCGGGCCGAAGCCGTCCCGGGCCCCGCGTGCCCTCTCCCGCGGTCTCACCCGCCTGGTGGGGCGGGACGGTTTGCTGGACGACCTCAGGCAACTCCTGGTGAGTCACCGGCTCATCACCCTGGTCGGCCCCGGAGGCGTGGGAAAGACGCGGGTCGCCCTGGAGGTGGCCGCTCTGGAGACCGACGCCGGACGCGACGTGGTGTGCGTCGAACTTGCTGACCTCGCCTCCTCGGCGGAGCCCTCCGACACCGGGCCCCTCGTTGCGAAGTTGGCGCTGGCCCTGGACCTCAGGAAGGGCACCGGGCCCGTGACCGCCGAGGAGGCTGTGGTGGCGGCCCTCGCCGGACGAGACGTCCTCCTGGTTGTGGACAACGGAGAACACGTGGTCGAACCGCTCGCGGCGCTGCTGGGCGGGTTGCTCGGCTACGTACCCGAAGCGCGGGTGCTGTTGACGAGCCGGGAGCCCCTGGCGCTACCACCGGAGCGCCGTTACCAGGTCCCCCCGCTGGACCTGCCCGACCCGGAGGCCGCACCGGACCCGGACTCGGCCGCGCGCAGTCCCGCCGTTCGCCTGTTCGTGGAACGTGCCGCAGCGGCCTGCCACGGGTTCACCCTGGACGGGAGCAACACGGCTGATGTTGTGGCGTTGTGCCGGCGCCTGGACGGGCTCCCCCTCGCTCTGGAATTGGCGGCGTCCCGCGTGTGCTCCCTGGGCGTGGCCGAGGTGCTCGAACGCCTCGACGGCCGGTTCCACTTGCTGGACAGCGGAAGAGCCGTGTCCGGACGTCGCAGGCGTACGCTGCGTGCGGTCATCGACTGGAGCTGGGACCTGCTTCGGGATGATGAACGCGCGGTGCTTCGACGTCTCTCCGTGTTCTCCGGAGGCTGTGACCTGGCGTCCGCCGAGGCCGTGTGTTCCGGGGACGGCGTCCGGACCGAAGCCGTGGCGGGTGCGCTGGCCCGGTTGGTCGACCGTTCCCTGGTCACCTCCGTGCGGCCTGACGGCGGCGCGGGCCTGCGTGGGGCGAGGCGTTTCCGTCTCCTGGAGACGATCTCCGCGTACGCCGCCGAACGACTGGATGAGTCCGGCGAGCGGGAGCCGGTGTCCCGACGCCATTGGGAGCACCAGACCTCGCTGGTCCGCCGTACCGCGCCACAGCTCCGAGGAAGCGGTCAGCGGGAGGCCCTGGCCCGACTGGACGCGGAGTCGTCGAATTTCCGGGTGGCTCTGGAATCCGCCCTGCGAATGAAGGAGGCGGGTGCGGCCTGGGAGCTGGCCGAGCCGCTGACCTGGTACTGGATGCTTCGGGGCAGGATGGCCGAGGGGCGGGACCTGCTTCACCGGCTCTCGGACCAGGCCGCGGCCCTGCCCCCGGCCCCGCGCGACGACGTGGACGGCTGTTGGCTCGGCCTGGCCCTGTTGGACGGGGCCGGTGCGGACACGGACGGCCGGGTGGGGCAGATCGTGGGGCGACTGCTGGTCGCGGAGCCGGCCTGTTCGTACCGGACCCTGTGGTTTCTCGCCCACGCCCTGCTCAGCACCGGTGGTGATACAGCGGGGGAGCCCCTGGCCGAAGGTGCACTGGTAGGGGCGCGGGAGTCGGGGGACCGTTGGACCGAGGCGGCCGCGTCATGCGTTCTGGCCGGCCAGGCGCTGTCTCGGGGGGATTTGGGAGCCGCGCGCAGCTGTGGGGAGCAGGGTCGACAGCTGTTCTCCGAGCTCGGGGACGATTGGGGCGTCGGTCATGCTTCCTTCGTCCTCGCCTCTCTGGCCGAGGCCGCCGGGGACTACGACCGGGCTCGGGAGCTGCACCGGGACAGCGCCCGGCGAGCGCGAAACCTCGGAATGTGGCCCGAGGAGGCTGATGCCGTCACCGGCCTGGCCAGACTCGACCTGCTGGAGAAGGACTACGCCGGAGCCCGGGAACACCATGAGCGGGCCGTCCGACTCGCGGTCGACTGCGGGTACAAGGTGGGCGAACTGTTCGCTCGAATCGGCCTCGGGCTCGGGGCGCGCCGGGAGGGTGAGTACGAACAGGCTCGGAAGCATCTGGACGAGGTGCTCGCGTGGAACCGCCGCTCCGAAGTGGACACCGACGTGGTGGACTCGCTGCTCCTGGTCGAACTCGGACTCGTTGCCGAAGTCCAGGGCCGTGTCGGTGACGGACTCCGGCTCCAAGAAGAGGGGTACGCGGCGGCTGCCAGGGTCGGGGACCCCCGGGCTCTCGCACTCTCCCTGGAGGGGATCGCGTCCGCCATGGCTGCGAAGGGCCGCCACACCGTCTCCGCCCGGTTGCTGGGTGCCGCCCACGCCACACGGGAGTCCGTCGGGGCTCCGCTCCCGGACGCGGAGAACGGTGATGTCCGACGGGTCGAGGGCGTGTTGCGGCGCGAACTCGGTGACGTGTCCTTCGAAGTCGTTTTCGCTGAGGGGCGCGGTCTCGAACCGGGGCAGGCGTTCGCACTCGCCTGCCCCGGTCGCTCGGCGCATCAGCAGAGGTCCGGGTCGGTCAGCACGTGA
- a CDS encoding TIGR03084 family metal-binding protein has protein sequence MNNLPNVITELPTVIEHLSAESAQIDALVADLEPADWARQTPAPGWTVAHQVAHLCFVFRLAGTAASDADAFAAMTAKASEDFDGAVNAVLAAYPLDDPEKLLARWRADRDFAVEALAAAPADQPLPWLVRPIPPGVLACAGMMEVLAHGQDIADALGVTPERTDRIGNVVGFAVLTWEFGYQSRGLTPPDTEFRYELVAPSGRKWEFGPAEAEQRITGEAADFCLLVTRRRHRDDLAVSAVGADADHWLDIAQAYRGPAGEGREPGQFATARG, from the coding sequence GTGAACAACCTCCCCAACGTCATCACGGAACTGCCCACCGTCATCGAGCACCTGTCCGCCGAGTCCGCGCAGATCGACGCCCTGGTGGCCGACCTGGAGCCAGCCGATTGGGCCCGGCAGACCCCGGCTCCCGGGTGGACCGTGGCCCACCAGGTCGCCCACCTGTGCTTCGTCTTCCGGCTGGCCGGAACCGCCGCTTCGGACGCCGACGCCTTCGCCGCCATGACGGCCAAGGCCAGCGAGGACTTCGACGGCGCCGTCAACGCGGTCCTGGCGGCCTACCCCCTGGACGACCCGGAGAAGCTGCTCGCCCGCTGGCGCGCCGACCGTGACTTCGCAGTCGAGGCTCTCGCCGCCGCTCCCGCCGACCAACCGCTGCCCTGGCTCGTGCGCCCGATCCCTCCGGGAGTTCTCGCCTGCGCGGGCATGATGGAGGTCCTCGCCCACGGCCAGGACATCGCCGACGCGCTGGGCGTCACCCCCGAACGCACCGACCGGATCGGGAACGTGGTGGGCTTCGCTGTGCTGACCTGGGAGTTCGGTTACCAGTCCCGTGGGCTCACCCCGCCGGACACGGAGTTCCGCTACGAGCTGGTCGCGCCCTCCGGCCGCAAATGGGAGTTCGGCCCCGCCGAAGCCGAGCAGCGGATCACGGGGGAGGCCGCCGACTTCTGCCTGCTGGTGACACGGCGCCGTCACCGCGACGACCTGGCGGTGAGCGCGGTCGGCGCGGACGCCGACCACTGGTTGGACATCGCCCAGGCCTACCGGGGCCCCGCCGGTGAGGGCCGCGAACCGGGCCAGTTCGCCACAGCTCGGGGCTGA